A section of the Pleurocapsa minor HA4230-MV1 genome encodes:
- a CDS encoding D-alanyl-D-alanine carboxypeptidase, giving the protein MLDLLVVSVTSVTAWFNRFNPLPSAQADLQPLELFPWEQSAVFELPEFKRDRLSQTITDNYLQKLDREGFDRDRQGIWVQSGWDVSASNLGKTPLPAASLTKIATTLVTLHKWGANHQFTTNIYFTGEINHGVVKGDLVIQGTGDPLFVWEEAIALGNALNQLGIKQIQGNILVTDKFYMNFESQPLAAVRLLQQALDRNLWQSEITQQYRQMPAGTKQPEVIITGQIKQIQQIPIKAQLLISHHSLPLAEILRQMNIYSNNQMAQILADLVGGADVVAQSSAKIAGFPEAEIKLVNGSGLGEENKISPRAVCQMLMASDRLLQSKNYSVADLFPTAGRDLVGTVKDRDLPQGTTIKTGTLDNVSALAGVIPKRDKSKGIAAQGDNVYFSMINYGRPVQYFRQQQDSLLNELVKPWQLVPNNFNLAQENNWDLGNPQRNKLQQFSIE; this is encoded by the coding sequence ATGTTAGATTTGCTCGTGGTGAGTGTCACAAGTGTTACGGCTTGGTTTAATCGGTTTAATCCCTTGCCCTCAGCCCAAGCTGATCTACAGCCTCTAGAATTATTTCCCTGGGAACAATCGGCTGTGTTTGAACTGCCTGAATTTAAGCGCGATCGCCTTTCTCAAACCATTACTGATAATTATCTCCAGAAGTTGGATCGCGAAGGATTCGATCGCGATCGCCAAGGGATATGGGTGCAATCGGGGTGGGATGTGTCGGCGAGTAATTTGGGCAAAACACCTCTTCCTGCTGCTTCTTTAACCAAAATTGCCACTACTCTAGTTACATTGCATAAATGGGGGGCAAACCATCAATTTACGACAAATATCTACTTTACAGGTGAGATTAATCATGGTGTGGTGAAGGGAGATTTAGTTATTCAGGGAACTGGCGATCCTCTGTTTGTTTGGGAAGAAGCGATCGCTTTAGGTAATGCTTTAAATCAACTGGGAATTAAGCAGATTCAGGGCAATATTTTGGTTACAGATAAGTTTTATATGAACTTTGAATCGCAACCTTTAGCAGCAGTCAGACTATTACAGCAAGCATTAGATCGTAATTTGTGGCAGTCAGAAATTACTCAGCAATATCGACAAATGCCAGCGGGAACAAAACAGCCAGAAGTAATAATTACAGGACAAATCAAACAAATTCAACAAATTCCCATCAAAGCGCAACTATTAATCAGTCATCACTCATTACCCCTAGCAGAAATCCTGCGTCAGATGAATATTTATAGTAATAACCAGATGGCGCAAATATTAGCGGATCTAGTAGGTGGTGCAGATGTCGTTGCTCAATCATCGGCAAAAATAGCAGGTTTCCCCGAAGCAGAAATAAAGTTGGTCAATGGTTCGGGTTTAGGAGAAGAGAACAAAATATCCCCTCGCGCAGTTTGTCAAATGCTGATGGCGAGCGATCGCTTATTGCAATCTAAGAACTACAGCGTAGCCGACTTATTTCCCACCGCAGGTAGAGATTTGGTGGGGACAGTAAAGGATCGAGATTTACCCCAAGGTACAACGATCAAGACGGGAACTTTGGATAACGTTAGTGCTTTAGCGGGGGTAATTCCTAAGAGGGATAAGTCCAAAGGCATAGCTGCGCAAGGCGATAACGTCTACTTCAGCATGATCAACTATGGTCGTCCCGTTCAATATTTTCGCCAACAACAAGACAGTTTATTGAATGAATTAGTTAAACCCTGGCAACTAGTACCAAATAACTTTAATCTGGCTCAAGAAAATAATTGGGATCTCGGCAATCCACAACGAAATAAGTTACAGCAGTTTTCAATTGAGTAG
- a CDS encoding NarK family nitrate/nitrite MFS transporter yields the protein MSKATQGKYKILHITWIAFFLTFVCWFNFAPFATTIGKELSLTPDQIKTLAICNLALTIPARIIIGMLLDRFGPRITFSCILFFAAIPCFATALSQNFTHLVISRLLMGIVGSGFVVGIRMVSEWFPPKDIGIAEGVYGGWGNFGAFAAEFSLPILGLATAFLSGGASNWRGAIALSGIVTALYGFIYLKNAQDTPAGQVYRRPRRSGGMEVTSRKSFFAMLIMNFGLIFALGLLTWRLAQPALHFLSQGQMLGIWAFLGALYLYQSYKSWLVNREVVQGNKVYSPAQRYQFRQVALLEFAYITTFGSELAVVSMLPAFFEETFAIEHVAAAMLASIYPVMNLFSRPSGGLISDKLGSRKWTMTLVALGVGISYLIAFRIDASWSIPAAIAVTMVSAYFAQAGCGATYGMVPLIKKEITGQISGNVGAYGNFGGVVFLTIFSLTDASTLFGTMGVAALICASCCAFFLQEPKASFAAHYEGETDNVAVPDSNLERERI from the coding sequence ATCAGTAAAGCAACTCAGGGAAAGTATAAAATACTCCACATAACATGGATCGCATTCTTTTTAACTTTTGTTTGTTGGTTTAACTTTGCTCCTTTCGCAACTACAATTGGCAAAGAACTTAGCCTAACACCAGACCAAATTAAAACATTAGCAATTTGTAATCTGGCACTAACAATTCCCGCCAGGATCATCATCGGTATGCTCCTAGACCGCTTCGGGCCGAGAATTACTTTCTCTTGTATTCTGTTTTTTGCTGCAATACCTTGTTTTGCTACTGCTCTTTCCCAAAACTTTACCCACTTGGTAATTAGTCGGTTGTTAATGGGGATTGTGGGTTCGGGTTTTGTGGTCGGTATTCGCATGGTATCGGAATGGTTTCCCCCCAAAGATATTGGGATCGCTGAAGGTGTCTACGGAGGCTGGGGCAATTTTGGTGCATTTGCAGCAGAATTTTCTTTGCCAATTCTGGGTTTAGCAACGGCTTTTCTATCAGGTGGTGCGAGCAATTGGCGTGGAGCGATCGCCCTTAGTGGGATCGTTACCGCTTTATATGGCTTCATCTATCTAAAGAATGCTCAAGATACTCCCGCTGGGCAAGTATATCGTCGTCCTAGACGTAGTGGGGGCATGGAAGTTACCAGCCGTAAAAGCTTTTTTGCGATGCTGATTATGAATTTCGGTTTGATCTTCGCTCTAGGTTTATTAACCTGGCGTTTAGCACAACCTGCACTGCATTTCCTCAGCCAAGGGCAAATGTTAGGCATTTGGGCTTTTCTCGGCGCACTTTATCTCTATCAATCTTATAAATCTTGGCTGGTAAATCGGGAAGTCGTCCAGGGGAATAAAGTTTACTCTCCTGCTCAACGCTACCAATTTCGTCAAGTAGCTTTACTAGAGTTTGCCTATATCACTACATTTGGTTCGGAATTAGCAGTTGTTTCCATGTTACCTGCCTTTTTCGAGGAGACATTTGCTATTGAGCATGTAGCAGCAGCAATGCTTGCTTCTATATACCCTGTGATGAATTTATTTTCTCGTCCCAGCGGTGGCTTGATTTCTGATAAATTAGGTTCGCGTAAATGGACAATGACTCTAGTTGCATTGGGAGTGGGGATTAGTTATTTAATAGCATTCAGGATCGACGCCAGTTGGTCGATTCCAGCTGCGATCGCTGTAACTATGGTTTCTGCTTATTTTGCCCAAGCCGGATGTGGTGCAACCTACGGTATGGTACCTCTAATTAAAAAAGAAATTACGGGACAAATTTCTGGTAACGTCGGTGCTTATGGTAACTTCGGTGGTGTAGTATTCCTAACAATTTTTAGCTTAACTGATGCTTCAACCTTGTTCGGTACGATGGGCGTGGCGGCTCTAATCTGTGCTAGTTGTTGTGCCTTTTTCTTGCAAGAACCAAAAGCCTCTTTTGCTGCTCATTATGAAGGTGAAACAGACAACGTTGCCGTACCAGACTCAAATCTAGAGCGGGAAAGGATTTAA
- a CDS encoding nitrate reductase: MSEPIKTLCPYCGVGCGLEVLPPAQSGKATNRDSQGNLLWQVRGDRSHPSSKGKVCVKGGTVAESLDKNRLKYPMMRDSLDREFQRVSWDQALSRITAEMQQVIQTQGADGICMYGSGQFQTEDYYIAQKLLKGCLGTNNFDANSRLCMSSAVAGYMQSLGSDGPPACYDDLELTDCAFLIGTNTADCHPIVYNRLRMHHKKNRKVKMIVVDPRETKTAKDADLHLAIQPGTDIDLLNGIAHLLLRWGELDTFFIDECTQGFGQFVEVIQAYPPELVARRCGIEVAQLEQAARYWAESSKVLSLWSMGVNQSSEGTAKVRTIINLHLMTGNIGKPGAGPFSLTGQPNAMGGREAGGLSHILPGYRTVTNPSHRQELEQAWQLPPGSINPLPGKDAWSMITGLETGEVGVLWVAATNPAVSMPDLVRTKQALLRSPFTIVQDAYYPLETASFAHVVLPAAQWGEKTGTMTNSERFVTLCSKFRPAPGEARPDWEIFAEVGRRLGFTKEFDFANSAEVYQEFVQLTQGRPCDMSGLTHGRLRQQGPIQWPCPLEEATNNNSIALTCSTEKNIAQDQEEAKGLFSNLFRAKDETLAPKRLYTNGRFNTADGRAKFAAFHSKGLAEPIDPDYPFVLTIGRLYEHWHTMTRTGRIEKIMKKQPRPFIEIHPKDARKLGIETEMMVEISSRRGKGRFVARVTEAIVPGTVFVPMHWGALWTDEGEANLFTHPESCPTSLQPELKACAVNLTLAKLEPNTESDRSRTTFPQMIEKSLSIKN, from the coding sequence ATGAGCGAACCAATAAAAACCTTATGTCCTTATTGTGGCGTTGGCTGTGGTTTAGAAGTACTGCCCCCTGCACAATCGGGGAAAGCCACCAATAGAGATAGTCAAGGCAATCTTTTGTGGCAAGTTAGAGGCGATCGCTCTCATCCCTCTAGTAAAGGTAAAGTATGTGTCAAGGGGGGAACAGTCGCCGAATCTCTGGATAAAAATCGCCTCAAATATCCGATGATGCGCGATTCCCTAGATCGAGAATTTCAAAGAGTTAGTTGGGATCAAGCTTTAAGTAGAATTACCGCCGAAATGCAGCAGGTGATCCAGACTCAGGGGGCGGATGGCATCTGTATGTATGGTTCGGGACAGTTTCAGACAGAAGATTATTACATTGCTCAAAAGCTACTCAAAGGCTGCCTGGGGACGAATAACTTTGATGCTAACTCTCGTCTTTGTATGTCGTCAGCGGTAGCAGGATATATGCAAAGCCTCGGCTCCGATGGGCCTCCAGCTTGTTATGACGATCTGGAGTTGACCGACTGTGCCTTTTTGATTGGGACTAACACTGCCGACTGTCATCCGATTGTTTACAACCGTCTGCGGATGCACCACAAGAAAAACCGTAAGGTAAAAATGATCGTGGTCGATCCCCGCGAAACTAAAACAGCAAAGGATGCCGATCTACACCTGGCAATTCAGCCTGGGACAGATATAGATCTGCTTAACGGCATAGCGCATCTATTGTTGCGTTGGGGAGAACTGGATACATTCTTTATTGATGAATGTACTCAAGGCTTTGGTCAGTTTGTTGAGGTAATTCAAGCTTATCCGCCCGAACTAGTAGCTCGTCGCTGTGGGATTGAGGTCGCTCAACTCGAACAAGCAGCCCGCTATTGGGCAGAGTCGTCAAAAGTTTTGTCTTTATGGTCTATGGGAGTTAATCAATCTTCTGAGGGAACAGCTAAAGTTCGCACCATTATCAATTTGCATTTGATGACAGGGAATATTGGTAAACCAGGAGCAGGGCCATTTTCTTTGACAGGACAGCCAAACGCCATGGGTGGTCGAGAAGCTGGGGGTTTATCCCATATTCTGCCTGGTTATCGTACTGTCACCAACCCAAGTCATCGCCAGGAATTAGAACAGGCTTGGCAGTTGCCCCCAGGTAGCATTAATCCGCTGCCTGGAAAAGATGCCTGGAGTATGATTACGGGCTTAGAAACAGGTGAAGTGGGGGTATTATGGGTGGCAGCGACTAATCCTGCGGTAAGTATGCCTGACCTAGTAAGAACAAAACAGGCTTTATTGCGATCGCCCTTCACTATTGTCCAGGATGCCTACTATCCCCTGGAAACTGCCAGCTTTGCTCATGTGGTGTTGCCCGCAGCCCAGTGGGGAGAAAAGACAGGGACAATGACTAATTCTGAGCGATTTGTTACCCTTTGTAGTAAGTTTCGACCAGCCCCAGGGGAAGCACGACCAGACTGGGAAATTTTTGCAGAAGTAGGTCGTCGTTTAGGCTTTACTAAAGAATTTGACTTTGCTAACTCTGCCGAAGTTTATCAAGAATTTGTCCAGTTAACTCAAGGTCGTCCTTGTGATATGAGTGGTTTAACCCACGGCAGATTACGCCAACAAGGCCCAATTCAATGGCCCTGTCCTTTAGAAGAAGCAACAAATAATAACAGCATTGCTTTGACTTGCAGCACCGAGAAAAATATTGCTCAAGACCAAGAAGAAGCCAAAGGTCTATTTTCCAATCTGTTTCGTGCCAAAGATGAAACCCTAGCTCCTAAAAGACTTTACACCAATGGTAGATTTAATACGGCTGATGGTCGGGCAAAATTTGCCGCCTTCCATTCTAAAGGACTAGCCGAACCCATCGATCCTGACTATCCTTTTGTCTTAACTATTGGTCGCCTTTATGAACACTGGCACACCATGACTCGCACAGGTCGGATTGAGAAAATCATGAAAAAACAACCCCGACCATTTATTGAAATTCACCCCAAAGATGCTCGCAAATTAGGGATTGAAACAGAAATGATGGTGGAAATAAGTTCGCGTCGAGGCAAGGGGCGTTTTGTCGCTAGAGTGACCGAAGCGATCGTTCCTGGAACAGTTTTTGTGCCGATGCATTGGGGCGCACTGTGGACGGATGAGGGCGAAGCCAATCTATTTACCCATCCTGAAAGCTGCCCCACCTCCTTACAGCCAGAATTAAAAGCCTGTGCCGTTAATTTGACTCTAGCAAAATTAGAACCCAACACTGAAAGCGATCGCTCTAGAACAACCTTCCCTCAAATGATCGAGAAATCACTGTCGATCAAAAATTAA
- a CDS encoding molybdenum cofactor guanylyltransferase has protein sequence MVLIEDRVTAIVLAGGESIRMGQDKALLDLDGSTLLAQVCLVANECTAQTYVISPWIDKYQNFLPHNCQPVKEQLVLNAPSNTPLIGFAQGLELVKTEWVLLLACDLPHLSSSQVKQWLLALTTVLPAEIACLPRSHKGWEPLCGFYRRGCLSSLQQYISEGGRSFQSWLAEHSVRELVLSDRRCLFNCNTPQDWALINRNLKREDLL, from the coding sequence ATGGTATTAATTGAAGATCGGGTTACGGCGATCGTTTTAGCGGGGGGTGAGAGCATCCGCATGGGTCAAGATAAAGCTCTCTTAGATCTAGACGGTAGTACGTTACTAGCCCAGGTTTGTCTGGTAGCTAATGAATGTACAGCACAAACTTATGTGATTTCACCCTGGATTGACAAGTATCAAAATTTTCTCCCCCATAATTGCCAGCCTGTTAAAGAGCAGTTAGTGTTAAACGCCCCATCTAATACCCCTTTGATTGGTTTTGCTCAAGGATTAGAACTGGTCAAAACAGAATGGGTATTATTACTTGCTTGTGATCTACCTCACTTATCTTCATCTCAAGTAAAACAGTGGTTATTAGCTTTGACAACAGTATTACCCGCAGAAATCGCCTGTTTGCCTCGTAGCCACAAGGGATGGGAGCCTCTTTGTGGTTTCTATCGTCGAGGCTGTTTATCTAGTTTGCAGCAATATATCAGCGAGGGGGGAAGATCTTTTCAATCCTGGTTAGCGGAGCATTCTGTCAGAGAATTAGTATTGAGCGATCGCCGTTGTCTATTTAACTGTAATACGCCTCAAGACTGGGCTTTAATTAACCGCAATCTAAAGCGAGAAGACTTGCTTTAG
- a CDS encoding LCP family protein, which translates to MNKGKAILVGLGLVSISLVSAVVGAFLAVAVSDVPPLKQVELSKEEQQVFSETDMVAAQNLNLPELKRPVNILLLGIKVVRSDLENKGIEFEKQDVGYDHLVNSFHGLSDSMLLLRFDPEKEKVSVLSIPRDTRVNIRGYGVRKINHANDYGGPALTAKVASDLLGGVKIDRYVRVNVQGVEKLIDALGGVTVDVPKDMKYNDFSQHLYIDLKKGVQHLDGDKAMQFLRFRYDEYGDISRVQRQQMLMRSAVEQTLKPATIVKIPKILSVIQSHLDTNLTVRELMALSNFASKTDRSGINMMMLPGDFNDPNERVSYWVPNENKIHRLMTQHFELPKNDADYAAIAENRYATLEGGSNISNPRIRISIQDSTDSQQTLQSSLDLLREAGYRQVSASKNWQEPLKTTRVIAQSGDNEAAEEIRSILGVGEVVVESTGVIGSDVTVQLGRDWKKQLNQTVSNEQ; encoded by the coding sequence TTGAATAAAGGAAAAGCTATTTTAGTTGGACTGGGTTTAGTTAGTATCTCCCTAGTTTCAGCAGTTGTTGGTGCATTCTTGGCGGTTGCCGTGTCTGATGTTCCACCTTTAAAGCAAGTGGAGCTAAGTAAGGAAGAGCAGCAAGTTTTTAGCGAAACAGATATGGTAGCTGCCCAAAACCTGAATTTGCCCGAACTAAAAAGACCTGTAAACATTCTCTTATTAGGGATCAAAGTAGTTCGCTCTGACTTAGAAAACAAAGGAATCGAGTTTGAAAAACAAGATGTTGGCTACGATCACCTGGTCAATTCTTTTCATGGTTTAAGTGACAGCATGTTATTGCTGAGGTTCGATCCTGAGAAAGAAAAAGTTTCAGTACTTTCAATTCCTAGAGATACCCGTGTCAATATTCGCGGATATGGGGTTAGAAAAATCAATCATGCTAACGATTATGGTGGGCCTGCTTTGACTGCTAAAGTCGCCAGCGATTTACTCGGCGGAGTAAAAATAGATCGCTATGTACGGGTTAATGTCCAGGGAGTAGAAAAGCTGATTGATGCTTTAGGTGGTGTTACGGTAGATGTGCCTAAAGATATGAAATACAACGACTTTAGCCAACATCTTTATATCGATCTCAAAAAAGGTGTTCAACATCTTGATGGCGATAAAGCCATGCAGTTTCTACGTTTTCGCTATGATGAGTATGGTGATATTTCTCGCGTACAACGTCAACAAATGCTGATGCGCTCGGCGGTAGAGCAAACCCTAAAACCAGCAACAATAGTTAAAATTCCCAAAATATTATCGGTAATTCAGTCCCATTTAGACACCAATCTAACCGTTAGAGAGTTAATGGCGCTGTCCAATTTCGCTTCTAAAACTGACAGATCTGGCATCAATATGATGATGCTGCCTGGAGACTTTAACGATCCAAATGAACGGGTGAGTTATTGGGTACCCAATGAAAATAAAATTCATCGGTTAATGACGCAGCATTTTGAGTTGCCTAAAAACGATGCAGACTATGCTGCGATCGCGGAGAACCGTTATGCTACTCTCGAAGGTGGATCTAATATCAGTAATCCCCGCATCAGAATTTCGATTCAGGACAGTACCGACAGTCAACAAACCTTGCAATCTTCCCTCGATCTGCTCAGAGAAGCAGGTTATCGACAAGTATCCGCCAGCAAAAACTGGCAAGAGCCTCTAAAAACAACTAGAGTAATTGCTCAATCTGGAGATAATGAAGCAGCGGAAGAAATACGTTCGATCCTTGGCGTTGGGGAAGTAGTAGTAGAGAGTACGGGAGTAATCGGCTCTGATGTCACAGTACAGCTTGGTCGCGACTGGAAAAAACAACTCAATCAAACAGTGAGCAATGAGCAGTGA
- a CDS encoding response regulator, with translation MNAKRILFIDDEDDIKTLAQFCLEAEAGWSMIGAANGLEGIAIAQKEQPDAILLDAMMPELDGLQTLAKLQDIPATKDIPTIFITAKAQASDRRRFYNAGAKGVINKPFDSLTLASQISGFLGW, from the coding sequence ATGAACGCAAAACGTATTTTATTTATTGACGATGAGGATGATATCAAAACCTTGGCTCAGTTTTGCCTCGAAGCTGAAGCTGGTTGGTCAATGATTGGTGCTGCTAATGGTTTAGAAGGAATTGCGATCGCCCAGAAAGAACAGCCCGATGCTATCCTTTTAGATGCCATGATGCCTGAACTGGATGGTCTGCAAACTCTCGCCAAGTTACAAGACATCCCCGCAACCAAAGATATTCCGACCATTTTTATCACCGCCAAAGCTCAAGCAAGCGATCGTCGTCGTTTTTATAATGCAGGGGCAAAAGGCGTAATCAACAAACCTTTTGATTCTCTTACTTTAGCAAGTCAAATATCTGGATTTCTCGGCTGGTAG